From Gammaproteobacteria bacterium CG11_big_fil_rev_8_21_14_0_20_46_22, one genomic window encodes:
- a CDS encoding RNA-binding transcriptional accessory protein: MSNIHAILSQELSVKSWQVDKAVELLDEGATVPFISRYRKEATGGLSDEQLRNLQERLQYLREMTRRREAIIGSIKEQEKLTPELHKKLLAAITKQQLEDLYLPYKPKRQTKAQLAHEMGLTPLADALFSKPFDNPDELAAAYVNPQKNIPDIKAAIEGARYILMERFSEEAELREKLRNHLWARAKLKSTVLKGKEQEGEKFQDYFDFSESINTIPSHRALAIFRGRKASILSIQLVLDEESTPGQFNSAEQMIADYFEIHPDATWLRELVRWSWKIKFLTFLEIELFLRLREQAEEEAFKVFAQNLKSVLLAAPAGQRCTLGLDPGFRTGVKAVVVNSVGKLLEYVTIFPHKPQQRWDDALATLARLCEKHAVELISIGNGTASRETDALVIELCKRYPKLNVTKVMTSEAGASVYSASVLAQQEFPDLDVTYRGAVSIARRLQDPLAELVKIDPKSIGVGQYQHDVSQIKLAKTLDAVVEDCVNAVGVDVNTASAPLLTHISGLNQALAENLVRYREEHGAFASREAIKQVPRMGEKTFEQAAGFLRILSGDNPLDASAVHPESYFIVEEILASLKQPLANIMAKPDEIKKIKLNEFVSDKAGLPTIQDVLKELEKPGRDPRPEFKVAVFNDTVHQMSDLKAGMELEGVVTNVANFGAFVDIGVHQDGLIHISKLSKTFVANPHDVVKTGDVVRVKVEDVDIKRKRISLAMAGSEKPAAPAAKSRAKAQPKAPQSAMAAAFEKLR, translated from the coding sequence ATGTCGAATATTCACGCGATTTTATCTCAAGAGCTGTCGGTTAAATCTTGGCAAGTTGATAAAGCCGTCGAGCTTTTGGATGAAGGCGCGACCGTGCCGTTTATCTCTCGTTACCGCAAGGAAGCCACGGGTGGTTTAAGCGATGAGCAATTGCGTAATCTTCAAGAGCGTTTGCAGTATTTGCGGGAGATGACCCGCCGCCGAGAGGCGATTATTGGCTCGATTAAAGAGCAAGAAAAGCTCACGCCTGAGTTGCATAAAAAACTTTTGGCCGCCATCACGAAGCAACAGCTGGAAGATTTGTATTTACCGTATAAGCCTAAGCGGCAAACCAAAGCGCAGCTGGCCCATGAAATGGGTCTGACCCCGCTGGCCGATGCGCTGTTTTCCAAGCCCTTTGATAACCCTGACGAGTTAGCCGCAGCCTATGTGAACCCTCAAAAAAATATCCCAGATATCAAAGCGGCCATCGAAGGGGCGCGCTATATTTTGATGGAGCGTTTTTCGGAAGAAGCTGAGCTTCGTGAAAAACTCCGAAACCACCTCTGGGCTCGTGCAAAGCTTAAGTCCACGGTGCTTAAAGGCAAGGAGCAAGAGGGTGAAAAGTTTCAAGATTATTTCGATTTCTCAGAGTCGATCAATACGATTCCTTCGCATCGTGCGCTCGCGATTTTTCGCGGAAGAAAAGCGTCTATTTTAAGTATTCAGCTGGTGTTGGATGAAGAATCAACGCCAGGCCAGTTCAACTCAGCCGAGCAAATGATCGCTGATTATTTTGAGATTCACCCCGATGCCACCTGGTTACGCGAGTTGGTGCGCTGGTCTTGGAAAATCAAGTTTTTAACCTTTTTGGAAATCGAGCTCTTTTTGCGATTGCGCGAGCAAGCCGAAGAAGAAGCCTTTAAAGTCTTTGCGCAAAATTTAAAAAGCGTCTTGCTAGCAGCTCCTGCGGGTCAGCGTTGTACGCTGGGCCTAGACCCGGGTTTTCGAACCGGTGTGAAAGCTGTGGTCGTGAACTCGGTTGGTAAGCTTCTGGAGTACGTCACTATTTTCCCACACAAGCCGCAACAGCGCTGGGACGATGCCTTAGCCACGCTTGCAAGATTATGCGAAAAACATGCGGTTGAGCTCATCAGCATCGGTAATGGTACGGCTTCACGAGAAACGGATGCGCTGGTGATAGAACTCTGTAAACGCTACCCGAAATTAAATGTGACCAAGGTGATGACTTCAGAAGCGGGCGCTTCTGTGTACTCGGCATCGGTTTTAGCACAACAAGAATTTCCAGACTTGGATGTTACCTATCGCGGTGCGGTGTCTATCGCCAGAAGGCTGCAAGACCCACTGGCAGAGCTCGTTAAAATTGACCCTAAGTCGATAGGCGTGGGTCAGTATCAGCACGATGTGAGCCAAATTAAATTGGCTAAAACTTTGGATGCGGTCGTCGAAGACTGCGTGAATGCGGTCGGGGTTGATGTGAACACCGCGTCAGCGCCTTTACTCACGCACATTTCCGGCTTGAATCAAGCGCTGGCTGAAAACTTAGTGCGTTACCGCGAAGAGCACGGGGCTTTTGCTTCGCGTGAGGCGATCAAACAAGTGCCTCGTATGGGTGAGAAAACCTTCGAGCAAGCGGCGGGCTTTTTGCGCATCTTGAGTGGTGATAATCCCTTGGATGCTTCGGCTGTGCACCCTGAAAGTTATTTTATCGTCGAAGAGATTTTGGCTTCACTCAAACAGCCTTTGGCGAATATCATGGCAAAACCGGATGAGATTAAAAAAATTAAACTTAACGAATTTGTGAGTGACAAGGCCGGCTTGCCGACTATTCAAGATGTGTTGAAAGAGTTAGAAAAACCCGGGCGAGACCCTAGGCCCGAGTTTAAAGTGGCGGTATTTAACGACACTGTGCACCAGATGTCAGATTTAAAAGCCGGTATGGAGCTTGAAGGTGTCGTGACCAATGTGGCGAACTTTGGTGCCTTTGTGGATATCGGTGTACATCAAGATGGCTTGATTCACATTTCAAAGCTGTCTAAAACCTTTGTGGCGAATCCGCACGACGTGGTGAAAACCGGCGACGTGGTTCGCGTGAAAGTTGAAGACGTGGATATCAAACGAAAACGTATCAGCCTTGCGATGGCCGGCAGCGAAAAACCCGCAGCGCCCGCGGCTAAATCACGAGCGAAAGCCCAGCCCAAGGCACCGCAGTCTGCCATGGCCGCAGCCTTTGAAAAGCTGCGTTAG